The sequence below is a genomic window from Terriglobales bacterium.
TTCCCGGCGGTGGCGATGAATGCCAAGGTGCGCTTCTGGATGATCTTCCTCTCGATCGTGGGAATCATCTACGGCGCGCTGGTTTCGCTGATGCAGAAGGACATGAAGAAGCTGGTGGCGTACTCGTCGGTGAGCCACCTGGGCTTCTGCACGCTGGGAATTTTCGCGCTGAATCCGCTCGGTCTGAGCGGCTCGGTGATTCAGCAGGTCAACCACGGCATCTCGACCGGCGCGCTGTTCCTGATCGTGGGCATTCTCTACGAGCGGCGGCACACGCGCGAGATCGCCGAGTACGGCGGCATCAGCACCGTGATGCCGTGGTACGCCACGATCACGCTGATCATGTTCATGTCGTCGCTCGGGCTGCCGCTGCTGAACGGATTCATTGGCGAGTTCACCATCCTCCAAGGCGCGTTCGCGGAGCAGCGCGCGTGGGCGGCGTGGGCGGTGAGCGGCGTGGTGCTGGGCGCGGCGTACCTGCTGTGGCTGTATCAGCGCGTGTTCTTCGGACCAGTCACGAATCCCAAGAACGAAAAGCTACATGACCTGACGCCGCGCGAGCTGCTGACGTTTGCGCCGCTGGTGATTCTGGCGGTGTGGATCGGCGTGTATCCCAAGCCGCTCTTCCAGATACTGGAGCAGCCGGTGAACCAGATTGTGCGCGTGGCGCGGCCGGATTATCCGGGACTCAAGCCGGCCGTTGAGGCGCAGCGCAAGCAGGCGGCGCCGACGGCGGCTGCCGCGCAGGAGAGCGGACGTTGACCCTGACCTCGCAATTCTTCAACAGCGCGGATTACCTGCTCTCGCTGCCGGTAATCATGGTCACGATGTTCGGGTTGGGCACGCTGCTGATTGACCTGATCCTGCCGCGCGAGTGGAAGGTGGTGAACGCGTGGTCGGCGTTCGCCGGGCTCGTTTTCTCAGCGGTCGCGGTCTACAAGATCCAGCTTGCGTATCACAACACCGCGCTGCGCGGCATGGCGCCGCTGCACGTGGGCTTCATGGGCTCGTGGGCGGTGGACCCGTTCGCCATCTTCTTCTGGTATCTGTTCCTGGCGGCGGCGGCGATCACGGTGCTGATGTCGGCGCGCTACCTCGACGTGGAGAACGAGCAGCACGGCGAGTACTACGCGCTCATATTGTTCTCGGTTGCCGGCATGATGTGCATGGCCGCCGGATACGACATCATTATTCTGTTCATCGGCCTGGAGCTGATGGCCATCTCGACGTACGTGCTGGTCGGGTTTCTGCGCAACGACCGGCGGTCGAACGAAGCGGCGCTGAAGTATCTGCTGCTGGGCGCGTTTTCCAGCGGCATCTTCGCGTACGGGCTTTCGCTCTTCTACGGTCTGACCGGCTCCACGAACCTGGGACAGATTGCCGCGCGGCTGCAAGGGCAGCAGTTCGGACCGGTGCATGCGCTGGCGCTGATCACCACGGCCGCGGGACTGTTCTTCAAAATTGCGGCCGTGCCGTTCCACCAGTGGGCGCCCGACGCGTACGAAGGCGCGCCCACGGCGATCACGGGATTCATGTCGGTGGCGGGGAAGTCGGCGGCGTGGGCGCTGCTGCTGCGCATCTTCCTGAACGGGCTGAACCCGCTGCGGCCGGAGTACCTGCCGCTGGTCATCTTTGTCGCCATCGCGACCATGACGGGCGGGAACCTGGCGGCGCTGACGCAGAGCAACCTGAAGCGGCTGCTGGCGTATTCCTCGATCGCGCACGTGGGCTACATGCTGCTGGGCCTGGCGGCGGGAGACAGGGCGTCGCCGAGCGCGACCGGCGTGAAGGGCATCATCGTGTACCTGCTGGTGTACACGTTCATGAATCTGGGCGCGTTCGCGGTGATCATCTCGCTGCGGCGGCGCGACATTATCGGCGACGAGCTGGACGATATCTCAGGGCTGTTCTTCAAGGCGCCCACCGAAGCCGTGCTGATGCTGATCTTCCTGCTCTCGCTGGCGGGGATTCCGCCGCTGGCCGGCTTTTACGGGAAATACTTCATCTTCCTTGGGCTGATGGAGAGCGGACACTACGTGCTGGCGTCGCTGGCGGTGATCTACGTGGCGGTTTCGCTCTACTACTACCTGAAGATCGCCAACGCGATGTTCATGCGCGAGGCGCTCGATGCCGAGCCGGTGCGTCCGTCCCCGGGTGTGGCGGTGGCGCTGGCGGTGACGGCGCTGGCGACCGTGTACATCGGCATTTTCCCGGAGTGGTTCATCCGCGTGGCGAACTGGTCGCTGCAATTGCCGCAGACGGCGAGCGTGGCGCAGCTGGTGAAGTAGCAGCACTCAGCGTTCAGCAATCAGCATTCAGCCAGTGCACAGCCCGGCGAAAGCTGCGCGCATTTTCGCTGAAGCCGTCAGGGGCTGAGTGCTGAGTGCTCCAGCCGCGTGCTAACCTCTGCTTGTGGGCGCGCCTGAATCCAAGCAGGACAATCCAAAGCGCGAAAACCCGATGGCGCAGATTGCGCGCTACTCGGAGATCGGGTTCATTCTGCCTGCGGCGGTCCTGATCGGACTGATCTTCGGATTGCTCCTCGACAAGTGGCTGCACACGAAGTGGCTGTATCTGGCCGGACTGATCTTCGGCGCGGTGGTGGGATTCATCCAGCTCATTCGCAGCGTGACTTCCACGGACACGAAGCAATGAATGCACGCTTGGTTTCGGCGGAGGAGCGCGCGGCGGCGCAGGCGGAGTTGTTCTACGGCGGCGCGGTGGAGCGAGTGGCGCGTTTCACGCTCATCCTCGTCATCCCGGGCGCGGTTGGCGCGTTTTTGTGGAAGGGCTGGGAAGGCGCGCTGGGCGCGGCTTTGGGAGGAGCGATCTCCTGGCACAATTTCCGGGCGCTGGCGCGCGCGGTCAACGGCCTGGCTGACCGGATCACGACCGGCGCGGGCCGAGAGCGCGGCGGACGCATCGTGGCGCGCTTCCTGGGGCGCTACCTTTGGGTGGCCGCGGCGGGCTATGCTATATTCAATGTTTCCCTGGCAGGCTTCTACGGATTCATGCTCGGCCTGTGTCTGCCGGCGGCCGCCATGATGTGCGAGGCCGCGTGGGAAGCCTGGACCGCGCTGCATCGCGGAATTTAGTCAGCAACCACAGCGGATGCACGAACAACTGCCCTTTACAGAACTGCTCAACCGCCTGCTGGGCGGCCCGGTCACGGCCCTGCTGAACGCGCTCGGCATCCATCCTCATTTTCCCGAGGCGCCCATCAGCAATGCGGTCGCGATGCAGGTGCTGGTCGTCATCCTGCTCACGCTGTTCTTCATCATTGTGCGCACGCGGCTCTCGGTGGAGTCGCCCGGGGCGCTGCAGCTCACGCTGGAGTGGGTGCGCGGCTTCGTGGCCAACCAGAGCCACGAGATCATCGGACATGGTTACGAGGCCTACACCCCGTACCTGGTGACGCTTGGGCTCTACATCCTGACGTGCAACCTCATCGGACTGGTCCCGGGGTTCGAGTCGCCGACGGCGATACCCTCGGTGCCGCTCGGGTGCGCGATCCTCACCTGGTGCTACTACCACTTCCAGGGCATTCGCGCGAACGGCTTCGGCTACCTGAAGCACTTCATGGGGCCGGTGTGGTGGCTGGCGCCGCTGATGTTCCTGATCGAAGTGTGCAGCCACCTGGCGCGCATCCTCTCGCTTACCATTCGTCTCTTCGCCAACATGTTCGCGGGCGACATGGTGACGCTGGTCTTCTTTTCGCTGGTGCCGATCGGGATTCCGGTCCTGTTCATGGGCCTGCACATCGGCGTGTCGTTCATTCAGACGTACATCTTCGTGCTGCTGGCGACGGTGTATTTGTCGGAAGCGACCGCGCACGAACATTGAGAAGCAGTTCTCAGTTGTCGGTTCTCAGTTCGAGGCGATGGCCTGGTGAGTGCGGGTGGGACGGGCGTCAACTGAGAACCGGGAGCTGAGAACCGAGAACTGCAGTTCCGCGAGCGTGAGGGCGTCTGCACGAGGATGACGTCAACCACCCACTGGCGGCAATTCATACGAGGAGAGAGCAACATGAAGAAAGCAACATTCATCGTGCTGGCGGGCATGCTGCTGCTGGTGACGCCTGCGTTCGCGCAGGGCACGGCGCCGGCCGCGGCGGGCGGCACCAACTGGATCGCCATTACCTCCGGCTTCGCCATGGCGCTGGCCGTGGCGCTGGCGGCGCTGGGGCAGTCGAGGGTCGCGTCGGCGGCCTGCGAGGGCCTGGCGCGGAACCCGTCGGCGCGTCCCGGAATCCAGCTGGCGCTGATTCTGGGCCTGGCGTTCATCGAGTCGCTGGTGCTGTTCACGCTGGTGGTCATTTTTGCGAAGGTCACGGGGTAGTCTTCTGCGGACACAGGAGACGTAGCAAGCTACGTCTCTGCGGTCGTGGGTTCGTGGCCCCTGTCCGGCGTCGCCGGGCAGGGGCCTTCGTTTTGTGATGGCGCCAGGACATCCGCGAACGTGCTCAGGCCGGGCAGCGTGCCGTCGAGGTTGTCCCAGTAGAAGTCGGTCATGGCTTCGTTGTACTTCTCGCGAACGCCGTTGCGGATGGCGGTGATGCGCAGCCCCAGGTGCATGAGTTCGCGCCCGTGCGGCAGGCGGCGCAGGATGTTGGCCACGGCCACGTGGCGGGCGTGGTTGAGGCCGGTGAGGCGTCCGGAGAAAAAGAGGGTGAGGACGGGTTCGTATTTCGACTGAATGTCGCGTTCGACGTCGGTCATGGCGGCTCCAAAAGAACAGGCCGCCGGGGTGAACCCCGGCGGCCTGTACTGCGCAAAAATGATGCGCCCGGCGCAAAGCGCCGGGCGAAAGATAAGAATATAGCGCGAGCGGAGTGGTGAAGCAAGCGCCACTTGTTGTTGGAGCTGCAAAGCGCGCACGGCCTTATCGGTAGCCCTGAAGGCGGTTGCTGGCGTGCCGACGGGCGAGGGCGCCCGTCGCTACATCGTGAGAGCCAATAGCCAAGAGCGGCAGTTCCCGAAGCCGCACCCGTCCGAAGCCCCACATCTACAATACTGGCGATGGCTGCGGTGCTCGAGTTCGAGGGCATCACCAAGCACTACCGGCGGCGGGTGGGGCTGCGGCCGGAGCCGCTGGTGGCGCTCGAGGATTTCTCGTTGGCCGTCGAGCGTGGCGAAATCTTCGGCTTCCTCGGGCCGAATGGCGCCGGCAAGACCACTGCCATCCACATCGCGATGGGCTTCACGCGGCCGACGCGCGGCGCCGGCCGCATGCTGGGCCGCGCCTTTGGACATGCGCCCACGCGGGCGCGGGTGGGGTTTTTGGCCGAAAACGTGGCGCTTTATCACCGGCCGGCACGCAAGCTGGTCGCCTTCTACGGCGCACTCAACGGGATGCGCGGGCGGTTTCTGCGCGAGCGCGTGCGCCAGGTACTGGAGGAGCTGGAGCTCACCGCCGATGCCGGCCGCAATGCCGGCCGCTTTTCGCGCGGCATGCAGCAGCGCGTGGGCCTGGCGCAGGCACTGGTCAACGATCCCGAGCTGCTGATGCTCGACGAACCCACGTCGGCGCTCGATCCGCTGGGGCGCGTGGCGGTCCGCGAGCTGCTGCTGAAGGCGCGCGAGCGCGGCAAAACGGTGTTCCTCAGCTCGCACCTGCTCTCGGAGGTGGAACTCATCTGCGACCGCGTCGGCATCCTGCATCGCGGGCGGCTAGTGCGCGTGGCGAAGACCGGCGACCTGCTGGAGCGGCACGACCAGAGCGAACTGGCTGTCCGCAACGTGGCGCCGGCGATGTTTCCCGGCGC
It includes:
- a CDS encoding NADH-quinone oxidoreductase subunit N gives rise to the protein MTLTSQFFNSADYLLSLPVIMVTMFGLGTLLIDLILPREWKVVNAWSAFAGLVFSAVAVYKIQLAYHNTALRGMAPLHVGFMGSWAVDPFAIFFWYLFLAAAAITVLMSARYLDVENEQHGEYYALILFSVAGMMCMAAGYDIIILFIGLELMAISTYVLVGFLRNDRRSNEAALKYLLLGAFSSGIFAYGLSLFYGLTGSTNLGQIAARLQGQQFGPVHALALITTAAGLFFKIAAVPFHQWAPDAYEGAPTAITGFMSVAGKSAAWALLLRIFLNGLNPLRPEYLPLVIFVAIATMTGGNLAALTQSNLKRLLAYSSIAHVGYMLLGLAAGDRASPSATGVKGIIVYLLVYTFMNLGAFAVIISLRRRDIIGDELDDISGLFFKAPTEAVLMLIFLLSLAGIPPLAGFYGKYFIFLGLMESGHYVLASLAVIYVAVSLYYYLKIANAMFMREALDAEPVRPSPGVAVALAVTALATVYIGIFPEWFIRVANWSLQLPQTASVAQLVK
- a CDS encoding AtpZ/AtpI family protein, translating into MGAPESKQDNPKRENPMAQIARYSEIGFILPAAVLIGLIFGLLLDKWLHTKWLYLAGLIFGAVVGFIQLIRSVTSTDTKQ
- a CDS encoding ATP synthase subunit I → MNARLVSAEERAAAQAELFYGGAVERVARFTLILVIPGAVGAFLWKGWEGALGAALGGAISWHNFRALARAVNGLADRITTGAGRERGGRIVARFLGRYLWVAAAGYAIFNVSLAGFYGFMLGLCLPAAAMMCEAAWEAWTALHRGI
- the atpB gene encoding F0F1 ATP synthase subunit A, which translates into the protein MHEQLPFTELLNRLLGGPVTALLNALGIHPHFPEAPISNAVAMQVLVVILLTLFFIIVRTRLSVESPGALQLTLEWVRGFVANQSHEIIGHGYEAYTPYLVTLGLYILTCNLIGLVPGFESPTAIPSVPLGCAILTWCYYHFQGIRANGFGYLKHFMGPVWWLAPLMFLIEVCSHLARILSLTIRLFANMFAGDMVTLVFFSLVPIGIPVLFMGLHIGVSFIQTYIFVLLATVYLSEATAHEH
- a CDS encoding ATP synthase F0 subunit C, encoding MKKATFIVLAGMLLLVTPAFAQGTAPAAAGGTNWIAITSGFAMALAVALAALGQSRVASAACEGLARNPSARPGIQLALILGLAFIESLVLFTLVVIFAKVTG
- a CDS encoding ABC transporter ATP-binding protein; this encodes MAAVLEFEGITKHYRRRVGLRPEPLVALEDFSLAVERGEIFGFLGPNGAGKTTAIHIAMGFTRPTRGAGRMLGRAFGHAPTRARVGFLAENVALYHRPARKLVAFYGALNGMRGRFLRERVRQVLEELELTADAGRNAGRFSRGMQQRVGLAQALVNDPELLMLDEPTSALDPLGRVAVRELLLKARERGKTVFLSSHLLSEVELICDRVGILHRGRLVRVAKTGDLLERHDQSELAVRNVAPAMFPGAEARDGVVQFTVPRAAQRAAIERVWAAGGEIVAVNPARRSLEEIFVEMTSESGSNQ